The Pyrus communis chromosome 2, drPyrComm1.1, whole genome shotgun sequence genome includes a window with the following:
- the LOC137726292 gene encoding G-type lectin S-receptor-like serine/threonine-protein kinase SD1-1 — MGLLTVGVILYIQKKKLKNEGYRRKDCRDEYLGEDGEEMELPLFDLTTIAKATENFSSCNKLGEGGFGPVYKGTLLGGKEIAVKRLSKNSGQGMREFRTEVILIARLQHRNLVKLLGCCIQKDEKILIYEFMPSKSLDFYIFDQEGQKLLDWPKCFHIIGGVARGLLYLHQDSRLRIIHRDLKPSNILLDDNMNPKISDFGLAKTFGGDQSQANTNRVVGT; from the exons ATGGGACTGCTAACAGTTGGAGTAATATTGTACATACAGAAGAAGAAACTCAAAAATGAAG GATACAGAAGAAAGGATTGCAGAGATGAGTACCTCGGAGAAGACGGGGAAGAGATGGAGTTACCACTGTTTGACTTGACCACCATAGCTAAAGCCACTGAAAACTTTTCAAGCTGCAACAAGCTGGGAGAAGGTGGCTTTGGACCTGTGTACAAG GGTACACTGCTAGGAGGAAAAGAAATTGCAGTAAAGAGGCTTTCAAAGAATTCCGGACAAGGAATGAGAGAGTTCAGAACTGAAGTTATACTCATAGCCAGGCTTCAGCATCGCAATCTTGTTAAGCTTCTCGGTTGTTGCATTCAAAAGGACGAAAAAATTCTAATATATGAATTCATGCCCAGCAAAAGCTTGgacttttatatttttg atcaGGAGGGACAAAAATTGCTCGATTGGCCTAAGTGCTTCCACATTATCGGTGGAGTTGCCCGAGGGCTTCTTTATCTTCACCAAGACTCTAGATTAAGGATTATACATCGAGATCTGAAACCTAGCAATATTCTGCTAGATGATAATATGAACCCGAAGATTTCAGACTTCGGCCTGGCTAAAACATTTGGTGGTGATCAAAGTCAAGCCAACACAAATAGAGTGGTTGGAACCTAG
- the LOC137724714 gene encoding G-type lectin S-receptor-like serine/threonine-protein kinase At4g27290 has protein sequence MQALRSFFTCLLFLFSLLRISAATALSTITPSQCIRDGETLVSVGGSYELGFFSPGKSKSRYVGIWYTDSTDAVVWVANRETPLGDSSGLLKLTEQGVLVLLLNSSNSIVWSSNSSRIAGNPMSQLLDSGNLVVLDGNETNPDNFLWQSFDYPCHTFLPKMKIGWDLVTGLDRYLSSWKSTEDPAPGEFSIRMDYRGLPQLLLMKGAKIQARAGSWNGLYLTGLGYGVREPNPISGTEFVLNKEEVYFEYSLRNMSVFSRFVLNPLGVGERFPWVYQTRSWELASTFLADRCESYALCGPFSSCSSNGNSPKCACLKGFVPKSSKDWNSGYWSDGCVRRTPLACSDGDDFITYSGIKLPDTSTSWFDKSMSLKECKGLCLGNCSCTACANLDIRDGGSGCVLWFDNLTDIREFTLGGGQDLYIRVAASELGTS, from the coding sequence ATGCAAGCCTTGAGAAGCTTTTTTACGTGCTTGCTCTTCTTATTCTCCCTTCTAAGAATCTCAGCTGCAACTGCACTGAGCACAATCACTCCGAGTCAATGTATAAGAGATGGGGAAACTCTGGTTTCTGTAGGTGGAAGCTATGAACTGGGATTCTTCAGCCCAGGTAAATCGAAAAGCCGGTACGTGGGAATATGGTACACTGATTCTACTGATGCAGTTGTGTGGGTAGCCAACAGAGAAACACCACTTGGTGATTCTTCGGGACTTTTGAAGCTCACCGAGCAAGGAGTTCTGGTCCTCCTTCTCAATAGCTCAAACAGCATTGTGTGGTCATCGAATTCTTCAAGAATCGCGGGGAATCCAATGTCGCAACTCTTGGATTCTGGAAATCTTGTGGTGCTAGACGGAAACGAAACTAACCCGGATAACTTCTTGTGGCAGAGTTTTGATTATCCTTGTCACACATTTCTACCGAAAATGAAGATTGGTTGGGACTTGGTTACTGGTTTAGATAGGTATCTCTCGTCTTGGAAGAGCACAGAAGATCCTGCTCCAGGAGAGTTTTCAATACGAATGGATTATCGTGGCTTACCACAACTTCTTCTTATGAAAGGAGCTAAGATACAGGCTAGAGCAGGGTCATGGAATGGCCTTTATTTGACAGGACTAGGATATGGTGTCAGAGAACCAAATCCAATATCTGGGACTGAATTTGTGTTGAACAAGGAAGAGGTCTATTTTGAGTACAGCCTCCGAAACATGTCAGTGTTCTCGAGATTTGTATTGAACCCATTAGGGGTCGGAGAGCGGTTCCCATGGGTGTACCAAACACGGAGTTGGGAACTTGCCTCTACATTCCTAGCTGATCGGTGTGAAAGTTATGCCTTGTGTGGTCCATTTTCTAGTTGCAGTAGCAATGGTAACTCTCCAAAATGTGCATGCTTGAAGGGATTTGTACCAAAATCTTCGAAAGATTGGAATTCGGGATATTGGTCTGATGGATGTGTTCGAAGGACTCCGTTGGCCTGCAGCGATGGAGATGACTTCATAACGTACAGTGGGATTAAACTGCCAGACACATCAACCTCGTGGTTTGATAAAAGCATGAGTCTTAAGGAATGCAAGGGATTATGTTTGGGAAACTGCTCATGTACTGCGTGTGCAAATCTAGACATCAGGGATGGAGGAAGTGGCTGCGTGCTTTGGTTTGATAACCTCACCGACATAAGAGAATTCACTCTCGGCGGTGGTCAAGACCTCTATATACGGGTGGCAGCTTCGGAACTAGGTACGTCTTAG
- the LOC137726291 gene encoding G-type lectin S-receptor-like serine/threonine-protein kinase At4g27290 isoform X2, which yields MQALTSFSMCLFFLFSLLRISAATALVRITPSGYIRDGETLVSVGGSYELGFFSPGKSKSRYLGIWYTFSTDAVVWVANRGTPLGDSSGLLKLTEQGVLVLLNSSNSIVWSSNSSRIAGNPISQLLDSGNLVVQDGKETNPDNFLWQSFDYPCDTFLPEMKLGWDLVTGFERSFSSWNSTEDPAPGEFLARMDQRGLPQFFVMKGAKIQARGGSWNGLYFTGYGYGVREPNPISGSEYLTGYGYGVREPNLISGSEFVMNKDEVYYEYRLKNMSTFSRYVLNTSGVIERFTWLYQTHSWELAFTFLTDRCESYALCGPFSSCTINSNSAICACLKGFVPKSLKDWNSGYWSDGCVRRTPLACGDGDGFVKYSGIKLPDTSSSWFDKSMSLAECRGLCWRNCSCTACANLDIRDGGSGCVLWFGNLTDIREFTLGGGQDLYIRMAASELDHVKKKSNFNKRQLLAILLSSAVFLMGLLIVGIILNIRKKKLRCEGHRRQDCRDEYLREDGEEMELPLFDLTTIAKATDNFSSCNKLGEGGFGPVYKGTLLGGKEIAVKRLSKNSGQGMTEFKTEVILIARLQHRNLVKLLGCCIQRDEKILIYEFMPSKSLDFYIFDQEGQKLLDWPKCFHIIGGVARGLLYLHQDSRLRIIHRDLKPSNILLDDNMNPKISDFGLAKTFGGDQSQANTNIVVGTYGYMSPEYVVDGIFSMKSDVFSFGVILLEMLSRKKNRGFRHPNHDHNLLGHW from the exons ATGCAAGCCTTGACAAGTTTTTCTATGTGCTTGTTCTTCTTATTCTCCCTCCTAAGAATCTCAGCTGCAACTGCACTTGTCAGGATCACTCCGAGTGGATATATAAGAGATGGCGAAACTCTGGTTTCAGTAGGTGGAAGCTATGAACTGGGATTCTTTAGCCCTGGTAAATCGAAAAGTCGGTACTTGGGAATATGGTACACTTTTTCTACTGATGCAGTTGTGTGGGTAGCCAACAGAGGAACACCACTTGGTGATTCTTCAGGACTTTTGAAGCTCACTGAGCAAGGAGTTCTAGTCCTCCTGAATAGCTCAAACAGCATTGTGTGGTCATCGAATTCATCAAGAATTGCGGGGAATCCTATATCGCAACTATTGGATTCTGGAAATCTTGTGGTACAAGATGGGAAAGAAACTAACCCCGATAACTTCTTGTGGCAGAGTTTTGACTATCCTTGCGACACATTCCTACCGGAAATGAAGCTTGGTTGGGACTTGGTTACCGGTTTTGAGAGGTCTTTTTCGTCTTGGAATAGCACAGAAGATCCTGCTCCGGGAGAGTTTTTGGCACGAATGGATCAGCGTGGCTTACCACAATTTTTTGTTATGAAAGGAGCTAAGATACAAGCCAGAGGAGGGTCATGGAATGGCCTTTATTTTACAGGATACGGATACGGTGTCAGAGAACCAAATCCAATCTCTGGGTCTGAATATTTGACAGGATACGGATATGGTGTCAGAGAACCAAATCTAATATCTGGGTCTGAATTTGTGATGAACAAGGATGAGGTCTATTATGAGTACAGGCTCAAGAACATGTCAACGTTCTCGAGATATGTATTGAACACATCAGGGGTGATAGAGCGGTTCACATGGTTGTACCAAACACACAGTTGGGAACTTGCCTTTACATTCCTAACAGATCGGTGTGAAAGTTATGCCTTGTGCGGTCCATTTTCTAGTTGCACTATCAACAGTAACTCTGCAATATGTGCATGCTTGAAGGGATTTGTACCAAAATCTTTGAAAGATTGGAATTCGGGATATTGGTCTGATGGATGTGTTCGAAGGACTCCGTTGGCCTGCGGCGATGGAGATGGCTTCGTAAAGTATAGTGGGATTAAATTGCCAGACACATCTTCCTCATGGTTTGATAAAAGCATGAGCCTGGCGGAATGCAGGGGATTATGTTGGCGAAACTGCTCATGTACTGCGTGTGCAAATCTAGACATCAGGGATGGAGGAAGTGGCTGCGTGCTTTGGTTTGGTAACCTCACCGACATAAGAGAATTCACTCTTGGCGGTGGTCAAGACCTCTATATACGGATGGCAGCTTCAGAACTAG ATCATGTTAAGAAAAAGAGCAATTTCAACAAGAGACAGCTACTTGCAATTCTCCTCAGCTCTGCAGTTTTTCTCATGGGACTGCTAATAGTTGGAATAATATTGAACATACGGAAGAAGAAACTCAGATGTGAAG GACACAGAAGACAGGATTGCAGAGACGAGTACCTCAGAGAAGACGGGGAAGAGATGGAGTTACCACTGTTTGACTTGACCACCATAGCTAAAGCCACTGACAACTTTTCAAGCTGCAACAAGCTGGGAGAAGGTGGCTTTGGACCTGTGTACAAG GGTACACTGCTAGGAGGAAAAGAAATTGCAGTAAAGAGGCTTTCAAAGAATTCCGGACAAGGAATGACAGAGTTCAAAACTGAAGTTATACTCATAGCCAGACTTCAGCATCGCAATCTTGTTAAGCTTCTCGGTTGTTGCATTCAAAGGGACGAAAAAATTCTAATATATGAATTCATGCCCAGCAAAAGCTTGgacttttatatttttg atCAGGAGGGACAAAAATTGCTCGACTGGCCTAAGTGCTTCCACATTATTGGTGGAGTTGCCCGAGGGCTTCTTTATCTTCACCAAGACTCTAGATTAAGGATTATACATCGAGATCTGAAACCTAGCAATATTCTGCTAGATGATAATATGAACCCGAAGATTTCAGACTTCGGCCTGGCTAAAACATTTGGTGGTGATCAAAGTCAAGCCAACACAAACATAGTGGTTGGAACCTA TGGTTATATGTCTCCAGAATATGTAGTAGATGGAATCTTCTCGATGAAATCTGATGTGTTTAGCTTTGGAGTCATACTGCTCGAGATGTTGAGTAGGAAGAAGAACAGGGGATTTCGTCATCCAAATCACGACCACAACCTTCTTGGACAT TGGTAA
- the LOC137726291 gene encoding G-type lectin S-receptor-like serine/threonine-protein kinase At4g27290 isoform X1: MQALTSFSMCLFFLFSLLRISAATALVRITPSGYIRDGETLVSVGGSYELGFFSPGKSKSRYLGIWYTFSTDAVVWVANRGTPLGDSSGLLKLTEQGVLVLLNSSNSIVWSSNSSRIAGNPISQLLDSGNLVVQDGKETNPDNFLWQSFDYPCDTFLPEMKLGWDLVTGFERSFSSWNSTEDPAPGEFLARMDQRGLPQFFVMKGAKIQARGGSWNGLYFTGYGYGVREPNPISGSEYLTGYGYGVREPNLISGSEFVMNKDEVYYEYRLKNMSTFSRYVLNTSGVIERFTWLYQTHSWELAFTFLTDRCESYALCGPFSSCTINSNSAICACLKGFVPKSLKDWNSGYWSDGCVRRTPLACGDGDGFVKYSGIKLPDTSSSWFDKSMSLAECRGLCWRNCSCTACANLDIRDGGSGCVLWFGNLTDIREFTLGGGQDLYIRMAASELDHVKKKSNFNKRQLLAILLSSAVFLMGLLIVGIILNIRKKKLRCEGHRRQDCRDEYLREDGEEMELPLFDLTTIAKATDNFSSCNKLGEGGFGPVYKGTLLGGKEIAVKRLSKNSGQGMTEFKTEVILIARLQHRNLVKLLGCCIQRDEKILIYEFMPSKSLDFYIFDQEGQKLLDWPKCFHIIGGVARGLLYLHQDSRLRIIHRDLKPSNILLDDNMNPKISDFGLAKTFGGDQSQANTNIVVGTYGYMSPEYVVDGIFSMKSDVFSFGVILLEMLSRKKNRGFRHPNHDHNLLGHAWILWIQDKPLELIDKTFCDSCNMSEVVRCLHVGLLCVQSVPEDRPSMSSVVLMLSSCDVLPPPKQPGFYTERSKHESPTRTLPCSETTFSTMMIEAR; this comes from the exons ATGCAAGCCTTGACAAGTTTTTCTATGTGCTTGTTCTTCTTATTCTCCCTCCTAAGAATCTCAGCTGCAACTGCACTTGTCAGGATCACTCCGAGTGGATATATAAGAGATGGCGAAACTCTGGTTTCAGTAGGTGGAAGCTATGAACTGGGATTCTTTAGCCCTGGTAAATCGAAAAGTCGGTACTTGGGAATATGGTACACTTTTTCTACTGATGCAGTTGTGTGGGTAGCCAACAGAGGAACACCACTTGGTGATTCTTCAGGACTTTTGAAGCTCACTGAGCAAGGAGTTCTAGTCCTCCTGAATAGCTCAAACAGCATTGTGTGGTCATCGAATTCATCAAGAATTGCGGGGAATCCTATATCGCAACTATTGGATTCTGGAAATCTTGTGGTACAAGATGGGAAAGAAACTAACCCCGATAACTTCTTGTGGCAGAGTTTTGACTATCCTTGCGACACATTCCTACCGGAAATGAAGCTTGGTTGGGACTTGGTTACCGGTTTTGAGAGGTCTTTTTCGTCTTGGAATAGCACAGAAGATCCTGCTCCGGGAGAGTTTTTGGCACGAATGGATCAGCGTGGCTTACCACAATTTTTTGTTATGAAAGGAGCTAAGATACAAGCCAGAGGAGGGTCATGGAATGGCCTTTATTTTACAGGATACGGATACGGTGTCAGAGAACCAAATCCAATCTCTGGGTCTGAATATTTGACAGGATACGGATATGGTGTCAGAGAACCAAATCTAATATCTGGGTCTGAATTTGTGATGAACAAGGATGAGGTCTATTATGAGTACAGGCTCAAGAACATGTCAACGTTCTCGAGATATGTATTGAACACATCAGGGGTGATAGAGCGGTTCACATGGTTGTACCAAACACACAGTTGGGAACTTGCCTTTACATTCCTAACAGATCGGTGTGAAAGTTATGCCTTGTGCGGTCCATTTTCTAGTTGCACTATCAACAGTAACTCTGCAATATGTGCATGCTTGAAGGGATTTGTACCAAAATCTTTGAAAGATTGGAATTCGGGATATTGGTCTGATGGATGTGTTCGAAGGACTCCGTTGGCCTGCGGCGATGGAGATGGCTTCGTAAAGTATAGTGGGATTAAATTGCCAGACACATCTTCCTCATGGTTTGATAAAAGCATGAGCCTGGCGGAATGCAGGGGATTATGTTGGCGAAACTGCTCATGTACTGCGTGTGCAAATCTAGACATCAGGGATGGAGGAAGTGGCTGCGTGCTTTGGTTTGGTAACCTCACCGACATAAGAGAATTCACTCTTGGCGGTGGTCAAGACCTCTATATACGGATGGCAGCTTCAGAACTAG ATCATGTTAAGAAAAAGAGCAATTTCAACAAGAGACAGCTACTTGCAATTCTCCTCAGCTCTGCAGTTTTTCTCATGGGACTGCTAATAGTTGGAATAATATTGAACATACGGAAGAAGAAACTCAGATGTGAAG GACACAGAAGACAGGATTGCAGAGACGAGTACCTCAGAGAAGACGGGGAAGAGATGGAGTTACCACTGTTTGACTTGACCACCATAGCTAAAGCCACTGACAACTTTTCAAGCTGCAACAAGCTGGGAGAAGGTGGCTTTGGACCTGTGTACAAG GGTACACTGCTAGGAGGAAAAGAAATTGCAGTAAAGAGGCTTTCAAAGAATTCCGGACAAGGAATGACAGAGTTCAAAACTGAAGTTATACTCATAGCCAGACTTCAGCATCGCAATCTTGTTAAGCTTCTCGGTTGTTGCATTCAAAGGGACGAAAAAATTCTAATATATGAATTCATGCCCAGCAAAAGCTTGgacttttatatttttg atCAGGAGGGACAAAAATTGCTCGACTGGCCTAAGTGCTTCCACATTATTGGTGGAGTTGCCCGAGGGCTTCTTTATCTTCACCAAGACTCTAGATTAAGGATTATACATCGAGATCTGAAACCTAGCAATATTCTGCTAGATGATAATATGAACCCGAAGATTTCAGACTTCGGCCTGGCTAAAACATTTGGTGGTGATCAAAGTCAAGCCAACACAAACATAGTGGTTGGAACCTA TGGTTATATGTCTCCAGAATATGTAGTAGATGGAATCTTCTCGATGAAATCTGATGTGTTTAGCTTTGGAGTCATACTGCTCGAGATGTTGAGTAGGAAGAAGAACAGGGGATTTCGTCATCCAAATCACGACCACAACCTTCTTGGACAT GCATGGATACTATGGATTCAAGATAAACCACTAGAACTGATCGATAAAACGTTTTGTGATTCGTGCAACATGTCTGAAGTGGTAAGGTGTCTTCACGTCGGGCTATTATGTGTGCAAAGTGTACCTGAGGATAGACCAAGCATGTCATCTGTGGTTCTGATGTTAAGCAGTTGTGATGTCTTGCCGCCTCCAAAGCAGCCTGGTTTTTACACTGAACGAAGCAAGCATGAATCACCAACAAGGACGCTTCCATGTTCAGAGACTACTTTCAGCACTATGATGATAGAAGCTCGGTAG